Proteins co-encoded in one Kribbella qitaiheensis genomic window:
- a CDS encoding MarR family winged helix-turn-helix transcriptional regulator, with protein MTSVNALSGSPRPPVERGLHIAGLFGLALKRLRAEIEIDSERGFPDLRVSHYRLLELIPDSGARITDLAEIAGMTKQGLGQHVDYLDKLGFTESDRLPEDRRVRLVRRTGKGDEAVAFSHAAIGRVEQAWKEQLGPERYELLRGMLLELCQPFTDELEWLERD; from the coding sequence ATGACTTCCGTCAACGCCCTCTCGGGCAGCCCGCGACCTCCGGTGGAGCGCGGGCTGCACATAGCCGGCCTGTTCGGTCTCGCCCTGAAGCGACTCCGGGCGGAGATCGAGATCGACTCCGAGCGGGGGTTCCCCGACCTACGGGTGTCGCACTACCGGTTGCTGGAGCTGATCCCGGACTCGGGGGCGCGGATCACCGACCTGGCCGAGATCGCGGGGATGACGAAACAGGGTCTCGGCCAGCACGTGGATTATCTGGACAAGCTCGGCTTCACGGAGTCGGACCGGTTGCCCGAGGATCGCCGGGTCCGGTTGGTACGGCGTACGGGCAAGGGCGACGAGGCGGTCGCCTTCAGTCACGCCGCGATCGGACGGGTCGAGCAGGCGTGGAAAGAGCAGTTGGGGCCGGAACGCTACGAGCTGCTCCGGGGAATGCTGCTCGAGCTGTGCCAGCCCTTCACCGATGAGCTGGAGTGGCTGGAGCGGGATTAG
- a CDS encoding isoprenyl transferase has protein sequence MRTPGKQKLRSAVYGLYERRLAKSLSPDRMPRHIGVIIDGNRRWARATGDPVSRGHEAGANKITEFLGWCDEVGVKVVTVWMLSTDNLSRPAEELEPLLRIIEQTVEELTSIGRWRIHPVGALDLLPGATAEVLKGAEAATQIVQGMIVNVAVGYGGRRELADAVRSLLLEEAAKGISIEELAERVDVEHIAEHLYTKGQPDPDLVIRTSGEQRLGGFLLWQSALSEFYFCEALWPDFRHVDFLRAIRNYAQRERRFGT, from the coding sequence ATGCGGACACCTGGCAAGCAAAAGCTGCGCAGCGCGGTGTACGGACTGTACGAGCGCCGGCTGGCGAAATCCCTCTCGCCGGACCGGATGCCACGCCATATCGGCGTCATCATCGACGGCAACCGGCGCTGGGCCAGAGCCACCGGTGATCCGGTGTCGCGCGGCCACGAGGCCGGGGCGAACAAGATCACCGAGTTCCTCGGCTGGTGCGACGAGGTCGGCGTCAAGGTGGTCACCGTCTGGATGCTGTCGACGGACAACCTGAGCCGGCCCGCCGAGGAGCTGGAGCCGCTGCTGCGGATCATCGAGCAGACGGTCGAGGAGCTCACCTCGATCGGCCGCTGGCGGATCCACCCGGTCGGCGCGCTCGACCTGCTGCCCGGCGCGACCGCCGAAGTACTCAAGGGCGCCGAGGCGGCCACCCAGATCGTGCAGGGCATGATCGTCAACGTGGCAGTCGGGTACGGCGGCCGCCGCGAGCTGGCCGACGCGGTTCGCTCGCTGCTGCTCGAGGAGGCCGCCAAGGGCATCTCGATCGAGGAACTGGCCGAGCGGGTCGACGTCGAGCACATCGCCGAACACCTGTACACCAAGGGCCAGCCGGACCCGGACCTGGTCATCCGTACGTCGGGGGAGCAGCGGCTCGGCGGCTTCCTGCTCTGGCAGAGCGCGCTGAGCGAGTTCTACTTCTGCGAGGCGCTCTGGCCGGACTTCCGGCACGTGGACTTTCTCCGAGCGATCCGGAACTACGCCCAGCGCGAGCGTCGCTTCGGGACCTGA
- the trhA gene encoding PAQR family membrane homeostasis protein TrhA, whose protein sequence is MTAKTATSDTTSPEAGHRLSGALAPLKPKLRGWLHAGTFPFATAAGIVLICLAPTTSARWAAAVYTLGSMLLFGISALYHRFYWGPTGEAILRRLDHSNIFLLIAGTYTPLGMVLLRGNDRILLLSLAWGGALIGILFRIFWVGAPRWLYTPIYLALGWVAIFWMDDFYHLGGAAVVTLLAIGGGLYSIGAVVYGIKRPNPSPLWFGFHEIFHACTVAAFICHYIAVSIATYRAG, encoded by the coding sequence ATGACGGCCAAGACCGCCACCAGCGACACCACCTCCCCCGAAGCAGGCCATCGCTTGTCCGGCGCCCTCGCGCCGTTGAAGCCGAAACTGCGCGGCTGGCTGCACGCCGGCACCTTCCCGTTCGCCACCGCGGCCGGGATCGTGCTGATCTGCCTGGCGCCGACCACAAGCGCGCGCTGGGCCGCGGCCGTCTACACGCTGGGCTCGATGCTGCTGTTCGGCATCTCGGCGCTCTACCACCGGTTCTACTGGGGCCCGACCGGCGAGGCGATCCTGCGCCGCCTCGACCACAGCAACATCTTCCTGCTGATCGCCGGCACCTACACCCCGCTGGGGATGGTGCTGCTGCGCGGCAACGACCGGATCCTGCTGCTCAGCCTGGCCTGGGGCGGCGCCCTGATCGGCATCCTGTTCCGGATCTTCTGGGTCGGCGCGCCCCGCTGGCTCTACACGCCGATCTACCTGGCCCTCGGCTGGGTGGCGATCTTCTGGATGGACGACTTCTACCACCTGGGCGGCGCGGCGGTGGTCACGCTGCTCGCGATCGGCGGCGGGCTGTACTCGATCGGCGCGGTCGTCTACGGCATCAAGCGGCCGAACCCGTCACCGCTGTGGTTCGGCTTCCACGAGATCTTCCACGCCTGCACCGTGGCTGCCTTCATCTGCCACTACATCGCCGTCAGCATCGCCACCTACCGCGCCGGCTAA
- a CDS encoding nitroreductase/quinone reductase family protein codes for MPIDRWLQRKTGGRVTILGRSALPTLLLTTRGRKSGLHRTVPLIYAPDGDGFVVTASNWGQETHPAWSGNLLASADATVSLSGGREIPVRATLAEGPERDRVWPLVTRVWPAYDTYVVRSGREIRVFVLTPR; via the coding sequence GTGCCGATTGATCGCTGGCTGCAACGAAAGACCGGAGGCCGGGTCACCATCCTCGGCCGATCCGCCTTGCCTACTTTGCTTCTGACCACCCGCGGGCGGAAATCCGGTCTGCACCGGACCGTGCCACTGATCTACGCGCCGGACGGTGACGGATTCGTCGTCACCGCGTCCAACTGGGGTCAGGAGACGCACCCGGCCTGGTCGGGCAACCTGCTCGCGTCCGCCGATGCCACCGTGTCGTTGTCCGGCGGCCGCGAGATCCCGGTCCGCGCCACCTTGGCCGAAGGGCCTGAGCGGGATCGGGTCTGGCCACTCGTCACTCGCGTCTGGCCGGCCTACGACACGTACGTCGTCCGCAGCGGCCGAGAGATCCGGGTCTTCGTCCTGACTCCTAGATGA
- a CDS encoding phosphotransferase, with translation MTSTPGETMNSTASLTETLAPLGRDALGEQEFSQLVESITGQPGARPTAVRVEPVDYLIGTPSTAELLRLLGTAALPNGDEVKWSCFIKKLQSVRHWPLIHLIPEPVRQDFIDNMPWQLEVAVHRSDIAGILPDGLRLPTAYRIDEHEDDRAVLWMENVDQAPGCWPMERFERAAYLLGRLSARRQTHLVEPFRRGGYGETAGIGLRYYTTGRVQLAALPGLADDQTWRHPMLASAVCNAGDHGLRDELLELGARLPAVLDALDALPQTYQHGDASPQNLLVPKDNENEFVVIDWGFDCPQAVGFDLGQLLIGLAHAGELSADALPAVHRTIVPAFMEGLAAEGMIVPEEQVRYGYLGSLLCRAAFTALPLELFGKNDAATESLFYERVRLTRAIVDLVKEII, from the coding sequence ATGACGTCCACCCCGGGGGAAACCATGAACAGCACCGCAAGCCTGACCGAGACGCTCGCGCCGCTCGGCCGGGACGCACTGGGCGAGCAGGAGTTCAGCCAACTAGTCGAGAGCATCACCGGACAGCCCGGCGCCCGGCCGACGGCGGTCCGGGTGGAGCCGGTCGACTACCTGATCGGTACGCCGAGCACCGCGGAGCTGCTCCGGCTGCTCGGTACGGCGGCTCTGCCCAACGGTGACGAGGTCAAGTGGTCCTGCTTCATCAAGAAGCTCCAGTCGGTCCGGCACTGGCCGCTGATCCACCTCATCCCGGAGCCGGTCCGCCAGGACTTCATCGACAACATGCCCTGGCAGCTCGAGGTCGCGGTCCATCGCAGCGACATCGCGGGCATCCTTCCCGACGGGCTTCGGCTGCCGACGGCGTACCGGATCGACGAGCACGAGGACGATCGGGCCGTGCTGTGGATGGAGAACGTGGATCAGGCACCTGGCTGCTGGCCGATGGAGCGGTTCGAGCGCGCGGCGTACCTGCTGGGCAGGTTGTCCGCCCGGCGGCAGACTCACCTGGTGGAGCCGTTCCGGCGGGGCGGGTACGGCGAGACGGCGGGGATCGGGCTGCGCTACTACACAACCGGCCGGGTGCAGCTGGCCGCGTTGCCGGGACTGGCCGATGATCAGACCTGGCGGCATCCGATGCTCGCCTCAGCGGTCTGCAACGCCGGCGACCACGGGCTGAGGGACGAACTGCTCGAGCTCGGCGCCCGGCTGCCCGCAGTACTGGATGCCCTTGACGCGTTGCCGCAGACCTATCAGCACGGGGACGCGAGTCCGCAGAACCTGCTGGTGCCGAAGGACAACGAGAACGAGTTCGTGGTGATCGACTGGGGTTTCGACTGCCCGCAGGCGGTCGGATTCGACCTTGGTCAGCTACTGATCGGATTGGCGCACGCGGGCGAACTGTCGGCGGACGCGTTGCCGGCCGTCCACCGGACCATCGTCCCGGCGTTCATGGAGGGATTGGCCGCCGAGGGGATGATCGTGCCCGAGGAACAGGTGCGCTACGGCTACCTGGGTTCGTTGCTGTGCCGGGCGGCCTTCACTGCCTTGCCGTTGGAGTTGTTCGGCAAGAACGACGCCGCCACCGAGAGCCTCTTCTACGAACGCGTCCGGCTCACCCGAGCCATCGTCGACCTGGTGAAAGAGATCATCTAG
- a CDS encoding class II fumarate hydratase, which yields MGDNAEFRIEHDTMGEVKVPRDALWRAQTQRAVENFPISGRPLAPALVHALAQIKASAAVVNAELGVVSAEQAAAIVAAADRVAAGEFDAEFPIDVFQTGSGTSTNMNANEVLATLATRELGAEVHPNDQVNASQSSNDTFPSAIHVAATAGVVRDLLPALEHLGESLSRKGSEFAEVVKSGRTHLMDATPVTLGQEFNGYATQVRRGAERVRATLPRVSELPLGGTAVGTGINTPPGFAAKVITELNQRTGLELTEAEDHFEAQGARDGLVELSGQLKTIAVSLTKICNDLRWMGSGPRAGLGEISLPDLQPGSSIMPGKVNPVICEATLMVAAQVIGNDAAITVAGAGGNFELNVMLPVIARNLLESIQLLANSSRLLADRCVDGITANVEHARALAESSPSIVTPLNRYIGYENAAAVAKSALKQGKTIREVVIENGHVEKGDLTEEQLDAALDLLSMTRPGA from the coding sequence ATGGGTGACAACGCGGAATTCAGGATCGAGCACGACACGATGGGCGAGGTCAAGGTGCCTCGCGACGCGTTGTGGCGGGCGCAGACCCAGCGTGCGGTGGAGAACTTCCCGATCTCCGGCCGGCCGCTGGCGCCGGCGCTCGTGCACGCGCTCGCGCAGATCAAGGCGTCGGCGGCGGTGGTGAACGCGGAGCTGGGGGTGGTGTCGGCCGAGCAGGCCGCGGCGATCGTCGCGGCGGCGGACCGGGTGGCGGCCGGCGAGTTCGATGCCGAGTTCCCGATCGACGTGTTCCAGACCGGTTCCGGTACGTCGACGAACATGAACGCGAACGAGGTGCTGGCGACACTGGCGACCCGCGAGCTCGGTGCCGAGGTGCACCCGAACGACCAGGTGAACGCGAGCCAGTCGAGCAACGACACCTTCCCGTCCGCGATCCATGTCGCGGCCACGGCGGGCGTCGTGCGCGATCTGCTGCCGGCGCTGGAGCACCTCGGGGAATCCCTGTCCCGTAAGGGATCCGAGTTCGCCGAGGTGGTGAAGTCCGGCCGTACGCACCTGATGGACGCGACGCCGGTGACGCTCGGCCAGGAGTTCAACGGCTACGCCACCCAGGTACGCCGCGGCGCCGAGCGGGTGCGGGCGACGCTGCCCCGGGTGTCCGAGCTGCCGCTGGGCGGGACGGCGGTCGGCACCGGGATCAACACGCCGCCGGGCTTCGCCGCGAAGGTGATCACCGAGCTGAACCAGCGGACCGGGCTGGAGCTGACCGAGGCCGAGGACCACTTCGAGGCACAGGGGGCCCGGGACGGCCTGGTCGAGCTGTCCGGGCAGCTGAAGACGATCGCGGTCAGCCTGACGAAGATCTGCAACGACCTGCGCTGGATGGGTTCCGGGCCGCGGGCCGGGCTCGGCGAGATCTCGCTGCCCGATCTGCAACCGGGCTCCAGCATCATGCCCGGCAAGGTGAATCCGGTGATCTGCGAGGCGACCCTGATGGTCGCGGCGCAGGTGATCGGCAACGACGCCGCCATCACGGTGGCCGGTGCCGGCGGCAACTTCGAGCTGAACGTGATGCTGCCGGTGATCGCGCGCAACCTGCTCGAGTCGATCCAGTTGCTGGCGAACTCGTCGCGGCTGCTGGCCGACAGGTGTGTCGACGGGATCACCGCCAACGTCGAGCACGCGCGGGCGCTCGCCGAGTCGTCGCCGTCGATCGTGACCCCGCTGAACCGCTACATCGGGTACGAGAACGCCGCGGCGGTGGCGAAGAGCGCGCTCAAGCAGGGCAAGACGATCCGCGAGGTCGTCATCGAGAACGGCCATGTCGAGAAGGGCGATCTGACCGAGGAGCAACTCGACGCCGCCCTCGACCTGCTCTCGATGACCCGGCCCGGCGCGTGA
- a CDS encoding M4 family metallopeptidase, with amino-acid sequence MKRLTSVGAIAVVAAAGLAIAPAGAAVRSAPLPASGFDQPAAVQTEQVLSAKTAAALGLGSGEVLKVKDVVKDADGTEYVRYDRTFNGLKVAGGDLIVKRTGDGAISGVSYNRGASKVGVASTKPTLSQSAALAKGAKSAGFKATGNQGTLVIYVTPSKPVLAYEVVTTGVKADQTPSVLHSFIDASTGALLDSDDEIKTGTGNSMYAGTVTIGTSGSSGNYVMKDTARGGNYTTDLNGGSSGAGTTFTDADNVWGTGAASNRQTAAVDAHYGSQLTWDYYKNVHGRNGIFNNGQGARSRVHYGNAYVNAFWDGTQMTYGDGSGNTHPLTAIDVAGHEMSHGVTEATAGLNYSGDAGGLNEATSDIFGTMVEFYANNPTDVGDYLIGEKININGNGTPLRYMDKPSKDGRGSQDCWTTGTKNLDPHYSSGPLNHWFYLASEGTGSKTINGVSYNSTSCNGTTFAGVGRDVAAKVWYRTLSTKLSSGSNYAAARNGAITSAKELYGAGSAQCLGIQKAFAAINAPAGTAVC; translated from the coding sequence TTGAAGAGATTGACATCAGTAGGGGCAATCGCCGTAGTAGCGGCCGCGGGCCTGGCCATCGCGCCCGCGGGAGCAGCTGTCCGCTCCGCCCCGTTGCCCGCTTCGGGCTTCGACCAGCCGGCAGCCGTCCAGACCGAGCAGGTGCTGTCCGCGAAGACCGCGGCCGCACTCGGCCTGGGCAGTGGTGAGGTTCTGAAGGTCAAGGATGTGGTGAAGGACGCCGACGGGACCGAGTACGTCCGCTACGACCGGACGTTCAACGGCCTGAAGGTGGCCGGCGGTGACCTGATCGTGAAGCGCACTGGTGACGGCGCGATCAGCGGAGTCAGCTACAACCGCGGTGCGAGCAAGGTCGGCGTTGCCTCGACCAAGCCCACGCTCTCGCAGTCGGCCGCCTTGGCCAAGGGTGCGAAGTCGGCCGGCTTCAAGGCCACCGGCAACCAGGGCACGCTGGTCATCTACGTGACGCCGAGCAAGCCCGTGCTGGCCTACGAGGTCGTCACCACCGGAGTCAAGGCCGACCAGACCCCCTCGGTGCTGCACTCGTTCATCGACGCGAGCACCGGTGCGCTGCTGGACTCCGACGACGAGATCAAGACCGGCACCGGCAACTCGATGTACGCCGGCACGGTCACGATCGGTACCTCTGGTAGCTCCGGCAACTACGTCATGAAGGACACCGCCCGTGGCGGCAACTACACCACGGACCTGAACGGTGGATCTTCCGGTGCGGGGACCACCTTCACCGACGCGGACAACGTCTGGGGTACGGGAGCCGCTTCGAACCGGCAGACCGCCGCGGTCGACGCGCACTACGGCTCGCAGCTGACCTGGGACTACTACAAGAACGTCCACGGCCGCAACGGCATCTTCAACAACGGCCAAGGTGCCCGCTCACGCGTTCACTACGGCAACGCGTACGTCAACGCCTTCTGGGACGGCACCCAGATGACGTACGGCGACGGGTCGGGCAACACCCACCCGCTGACCGCCATCGATGTCGCGGGCCACGAGATGAGCCACGGTGTCACCGAGGCGACGGCGGGCCTGAACTACTCCGGTGACGCGGGCGGCCTGAACGAGGCCACCAGCGACATCTTCGGCACGATGGTGGAGTTCTACGCCAACAACCCGACCGACGTCGGTGACTACCTGATCGGCGAGAAGATCAACATCAACGGCAACGGCACCCCGTTGCGCTACATGGACAAACCGTCCAAGGACGGGCGCGGCAGCCAGGACTGCTGGACCACCGGCACCAAGAACCTGGACCCGCACTACTCGTCCGGCCCGCTGAACCACTGGTTCTACCTGGCCTCCGAGGGCACCGGAAGCAAGACCATCAACGGTGTCTCGTACAACAGCACCTCCTGCAACGGCACTACCTTCGCCGGTGTGGGTCGTGACGTGGCCGCCAAGGTTTGGTACCGCACGCTGAGCACCAAGCTCAGCTCGGGCTCGAACTACGCGGCGGCCCGCAACGGTGCCATCACCTCCGCCAAGGAGCTGTACGGCGCGGGCTCTGCCCAGTGCCTGGGCATCCAGAAGGCATTCGCTGCGATCAACGCTCCGGCAGGGACCGCAGTCTGCTAA
- a CDS encoding M28 family metallopeptidase: protein MLKSPLYGVLGAALVATAVLVPGSAANAVDSPDISVTNTKAHLDQLQTIATNNGGNRYTGRTGYRASADWVKAKLDAAGFTTTLQSFSTSAGTSYNVIAEWPQGDANHVVMTGSHLDSVSAGPGINDNGSGSAGVLETALTYAASGQVPKNRLRFGFWGAEELGLLGSKYYVNNLPAAERDKIELYLNFDMIASPNPGYFIYDDNAAGNGARDDLKTYFTGKSIQTEFVDVQGRSDHAAFRSLGIPTAGTFSGAEDIKTSAQATKWGGTANQAFDACYHRSCDTINNLNLTSLDRQIDAIGHMVWNYAQKDYGTTVPPTGDNLLLNPGFESGATSWTGTTGVITNSTSKPARTGSYKAWLQGNGRSSTENIGQSVAIPASATAAALSLWIRIDTAETTTSTVYDTVKVQVVDGATTTTLATYSNLDKSTSYVQKTLNVLAYKGKSVTVKFLGAEDSSLQTSFVIDDVALTAG from the coding sequence ATGCTCAAGTCCCCCCTGTACGGCGTACTCGGCGCCGCCCTCGTCGCAACGGCTGTCCTCGTCCCAGGATCAGCCGCGAACGCGGTCGACTCGCCCGACATCTCCGTCACCAACACCAAGGCGCACCTGGACCAGCTCCAGACCATCGCCACCAACAACGGCGGCAACCGCTACACCGGCCGGACCGGGTACCGCGCTTCCGCCGACTGGGTGAAGGCCAAGCTCGACGCTGCCGGCTTCACCACCACCCTGCAGTCGTTCTCCACGTCAGCCGGTACGTCGTACAACGTGATCGCGGAGTGGCCGCAAGGCGACGCGAACCACGTCGTGATGACCGGTTCGCACCTGGACAGCGTCAGTGCGGGGCCGGGGATCAACGACAACGGCAGCGGTAGCGCCGGTGTCCTCGAGACCGCGTTGACGTACGCCGCCAGCGGCCAGGTCCCCAAGAATCGGCTGCGTTTCGGCTTCTGGGGGGCCGAAGAGCTCGGGTTGCTCGGTTCGAAGTACTACGTGAACAACCTGCCCGCGGCCGAGCGGGACAAGATCGAGCTGTACCTGAACTTCGACATGATCGCGTCGCCCAATCCGGGCTACTTCATCTACGACGACAACGCGGCCGGCAACGGTGCTCGCGACGACCTGAAGACGTACTTCACCGGCAAGAGCATCCAGACCGAATTCGTCGACGTACAAGGCCGTTCGGACCATGCGGCGTTCCGATCGCTCGGGATCCCGACCGCCGGCACCTTCTCCGGCGCCGAGGACATCAAAACCTCCGCGCAGGCGACCAAGTGGGGCGGTACGGCCAACCAGGCGTTCGACGCCTGCTACCACCGGTCCTGCGACACGATCAACAACCTGAACCTGACCTCGCTGGACCGTCAGATCGACGCGATCGGTCACATGGTCTGGAACTACGCCCAGAAGGACTACGGGACAACGGTGCCGCCGACCGGCGACAACCTGCTCCTCAACCCGGGCTTCGAATCAGGTGCGACCAGCTGGACCGGCACCACCGGCGTGATCACCAACAGCACGTCGAAGCCGGCCCGTACGGGTAGCTACAAGGCTTGGCTGCAGGGCAACGGCCGCAGCAGTACCGAGAACATCGGTCAGTCCGTCGCCATCCCGGCCTCGGCGACGGCGGCAGCGCTGTCCCTGTGGATCCGGATCGACACCGCCGAGACGACCACCTCGACGGTCTACGACACCGTGAAGGTGCAGGTCGTCGACGGCGCCACGACGACCACGCTGGCGACGTACTCGAACCTGGACAAGAGTACGTCGTACGTGCAGAAGACGCTGAACGTCCTTGCTTACAAGGGCAAATCGGTCACAGTGAAGTTCCTCGGCGCCGAGGACTCCTCACTGCAGACCAGTTTCGTGATCGACGATGTGGCGTTGACGGCCGGCTAG
- a CDS encoding DUF3224 domain-containing protein: MKFTQSFEITKWDQSTYDEARDLTLGRASVGKTFSGGELVGTSAAELLMVGTEAGPAAYTALERFTGTLAGKDGEFVMLHGASADQDASPGKIVAATGGLAGLTGTVLYEHDDQGPRVTLDYELA; this comes from the coding sequence ATGAAGTTCACCCAGTCCTTCGAGATCACCAAATGGGACCAGTCGACCTACGACGAGGCCCGTGATCTCACCCTCGGCCGGGCCAGCGTCGGCAAGACCTTCAGCGGCGGCGAACTGGTCGGCACCAGCGCGGCCGAGCTCCTGATGGTCGGCACCGAGGCCGGCCCAGCGGCGTACACGGCGCTCGAGCGGTTCACCGGCACGCTGGCCGGCAAGGACGGCGAGTTCGTGATGCTCCACGGCGCCAGCGCCGACCAGGACGCTTCACCGGGCAAGATCGTGGCGGCCACGGGTGGGCTGGCCGGCCTGACCGGCACAGTCCTCTACGAACACGATGACCAGGGACCGCGGGTCACCTTGGACTACGAGCTGGCCTGA
- a CDS encoding DUF402 domain-containing protein codes for MTAAEALPGVEYYWEPGTTIEWVYEGVGQHSDLPNVRPMTVVQDDEEGLVAWLAPGTPLIKPVLVDGRELRHAGPVAMFTDERVLKLDVWRGTGILKVSPAGKPWSVWHFWAADETFLGWYVNLEAEHRRDADARRTISMDYVLDLWINPDRTIEWKDEDELEGAVAAGRFTAAEAERIIADAHDAVREIDAWASPFADGWQDWRPDPHLRLPEAPTGFAVTHIAEELLG; via the coding sequence GTGACGGCCGCGGAGGCGCTGCCCGGCGTCGAGTACTACTGGGAGCCAGGCACCACGATCGAGTGGGTCTACGAAGGGGTGGGGCAGCACAGCGACCTGCCGAACGTCCGGCCGATGACGGTGGTGCAGGACGATGAGGAGGGGCTGGTCGCCTGGCTTGCGCCGGGGACGCCGCTGATCAAGCCGGTGCTGGTGGACGGTCGCGAACTGCGGCACGCGGGTCCGGTCGCGATGTTCACCGACGAGCGCGTGCTCAAACTCGACGTCTGGCGGGGGACCGGGATCCTGAAGGTGTCGCCGGCGGGCAAGCCGTGGTCCGTCTGGCATTTCTGGGCGGCGGACGAGACCTTCCTCGGGTGGTACGTGAACCTCGAGGCCGAGCATCGGCGCGACGCGGACGCACGCCGGACCATCTCGATGGACTACGTGCTCGACCTGTGGATCAATCCGGACCGGACGATCGAGTGGAAGGACGAGGACGAGCTCGAGGGTGCGGTGGCCGCCGGGCGGTTCACCGCCGCTGAGGCGGAGCGGATCATCGCCGACGCGCACGACGCAGTACGGGAGATCGATGCTTGGGCGTCACCGTTCGCCGACGGCTGGCAGGACTGGCGGCCGGATCCGCACCTGCGGCTGCCGGAGGCGCCGACCGGGTTCGCGGTCACCCACATCGCCGAGGAGC
- a CDS encoding PhoH family protein, with the protein MAATHAKASNTSSTPDQRTFVLDTSVLLSDPHAMTRFDEHEVVIPVVVVTELEAKRHHPELGYFARTALRLMDELRIKHGRLDAPLPVGEKGGTIRVELNHTDPNGLPAGFRLGDNDSRILAVACNYKAEGRDVTLVSKDLPMRVKASACGLAAEEYRAELALESSGWTGMAELEVPTSDVDSLYEDGVLDIPEGRDFPTHTGLVLLSERGSALGRVMPDKRIRLVRGDREAFGLRGRSAEQRVALDLLLDPDVGIISLGGRAGTGKSALALCAGLEAVMERRQHKKVVVFRPLFAVGGQELGYLPGSESEKMAPWAQAVHDTLGALTSSDVIDEVMDRGMLEVMPLTHIRGRSLHDAFVIVDEAQSLERNVLLTVLSRIGANSRVVLTHDVAQRDNLRVGRHDGVVAVVEKLKGHPLFAHVTLTRSERSPIAALVTEMLEDVQL; encoded by the coding sequence ATGGCTGCCACCCACGCCAAGGCGTCAAACACCTCATCCACGCCGGACCAGCGCACTTTTGTGCTGGACACCTCCGTGCTTCTGTCGGACCCGCATGCGATGACGCGGTTCGACGAGCACGAGGTGGTCATCCCGGTAGTCGTAGTCACCGAACTGGAGGCAAAACGGCATCATCCTGAGCTCGGCTACTTCGCTCGTACCGCATTGCGCCTGATGGACGAGCTCCGGATCAAGCACGGACGGTTGGACGCGCCCCTGCCAGTGGGGGAGAAGGGTGGAACAATCCGGGTCGAGCTCAATCACACCGACCCGAACGGCCTGCCGGCCGGTTTCCGGCTCGGTGACAACGACAGCCGGATCCTCGCGGTCGCCTGCAACTACAAGGCGGAGGGCCGCGACGTCACGCTGGTCTCCAAGGACCTGCCGATGCGGGTCAAGGCGTCTGCCTGTGGGCTGGCGGCCGAGGAGTACCGCGCGGAGCTCGCGCTGGAGTCGTCCGGCTGGACGGGGATGGCCGAGCTGGAGGTACCGACCAGCGACGTCGACTCCTTGTACGAGGACGGCGTGCTCGATATCCCCGAGGGCCGGGACTTCCCGACCCACACCGGGCTGGTGCTGCTGTCGGAACGCGGCAGCGCGCTCGGCCGGGTGATGCCGGACAAGCGGATCAGACTGGTCCGGGGCGACCGGGAGGCCTTCGGGCTCCGCGGCCGGTCCGCCGAGCAGCGGGTCGCGCTGGACCTGCTGCTGGATCCCGACGTCGGGATCATCTCGCTCGGCGGCCGCGCCGGTACCGGTAAGTCCGCGTTGGCCTTGTGCGCCGGGCTCGAAGCGGTGATGGAGCGCCGGCAGCACAAGAAGGTCGTCGTCTTCCGGCCGCTGTTCGCGGTCGGCGGCCAGGAGCTCGGCTACCTGCCGGGGTCGGAGTCGGAGAAGATGGCGCCCTGGGCCCAGGCCGTGCACGACACGCTCGGCGCGCTGACCAGCAGCGACGTGATCGACGAGGTGATGGACCGCGGCATGCTCGAAGTGATGCCGCTGACCCACATCCGCGGCCGCTCGCTGCACGACGCGTTCGTGATCGTGGACGAGGCCCAGTCGCTGGAGCGCAACGTGCTGCTGACCGTGCTGTCCCGGATCGGGGCGAACTCGCGGGTGGTACTCACCCACGATGTCGCCCAGCGCGACAACCTCCGGGTCGGTAGGCACGACGGCGTCGTCGCGGTGGTGGAGAAGCTGAAGGGGCACCCGCTGTTCGCCCACGTGACGCTGACCCGCAGTGAGCGGTCGCCGATCGCGGCGCTGGTCACCGAGATGCTGGAGGACGTGCAGCTGTGA